In Zingiber officinale cultivar Zhangliang chromosome 8B, Zo_v1.1, whole genome shotgun sequence, a single genomic region encodes these proteins:
- the LOC122017702 gene encoding histone H4, which produces MSGRGKGGKGLGKGGAKRHRKVLRDNIQGITKPAIRRLARRGGVKRISGLIYEETRGVLKIFLENVIRDAVTYTEHARRKTVTAMDVVYALKRQGRTLYGFGG; this is translated from the coding sequence ATGTCGGGACGAGGGAAGGGCGGCAAGGGCTTGGGCAAGGGCGGGGCGAAGCGCCACCGCAAGGTCCTCCGCGACAACATCCAGGGAATCACCAAGCCGGCGATACGGCGTCTCGCGAGGAGGGGCGGCGTGAAGAGGATCAGCGGCCTCATCTACGAGGAGACCCGCGGCGTCCTCAAGATCTTCCTCGAGAACGTCATCCGCGACGCCGTGACCTACACCGAGCACGCGCGGAGGAAGACCGTCACCGCCATGGACGTCGTCTACGCCCTCAAGAGGCAGGGAAGGACCCTCTACGGCTTCGGCGGTTAG